The window GACCGCCACCGCCGGCCGAGGCTGGAAACCGCGCCCGCGGCGGACGACATCGCGTTCCCCGTCACCCGCGAACGGCTCCTCGGCATCTACGACCACCTCGGCGACCCGAGTGGCCTGCGGGTCGCGGTCGTCGCCCGCAACGACCGCGACGAAGCCGCGAAGCCGGCCGACGCGCTGCTCGACACCGAGCCCGACGCCGTGATCGCCATGAGCGACCAGCTCGCCTTCGCCGTCCTCGACGCGGCGAAGCGCCGCGGCCTGCGGGTGCCCGAAGACCTCGCCGTCGCCGGGTGGGACGACGACCCGGACGCCGCCCGCGCCGGGCTCACGACCATCACGCAGTCGCTCTTCGCCCAGGGCCGCGACTGCGCCCTGATCGCCTTGGGCGACCGGGCCCCGGGCGGGCCCGCCGAGTGGACCGCGACCGTCCGGACGACTACCCGCTGACCGCCACGACCAGCTTGCCTCCGAGCGCGCGGGTGGCCGTCTCGATCCCGGAGCCCGCCGCCCCGGCCTGCTCCCACGGCATCGCCGCCGGTTTCGCGGCCCAGAACGCCAGCACCGCGAACTCGGCGGTCGCCCCGCCGAGCCGGGCGACGTCGACCGCGCCGAACACCTCGTCGCCGATCTCGGCCCCGGGACCGGCCTCGTCCATCACGCCCGCGGCGTCCACGCCCGGGATGTGCGGCAGGGTGATCGGCGAACGCGACTTCCCGGCGCGGATCATCAGGTCGACCGGGGACACTCCGGCCGCCCGCACGCGGATCCGCACCTCGCCCGGGCCGGCGTGCGGCTCCGGAAGCTCCCCGACGGACAGGACCTCGGGCGGGCCGAACCGCTCGAACCGGGTTGCGAACACGATCACTCCTCCACATCGGCCACCCTGACCACGCCTACGCTAGGAGTGATCACCGGCGACGAGCGGGGAAGTGAGAGCCGTGCGGGGCGAACTGACGCGGAAACGCCGGGCCGACGCCGAGGACAACCGCCGCCGCCTCGTCGCGGTCGCGCACACGGCCTTCGCGCGCGACGGCCCGGACCTGCCGGTGCGGGAGATCGCGCGGCGCGCGGGCCTGGCGCCCGCGACCGTCCACCGGCACTTCCCCTCGCGCGACGACCTCCTCGCGGCCGTGCTCGCCGGCCAGGTCGACCGGTGCGCGGGCCGGCTGCGGGCCGCGCTCGCCGACCCGGACAGCCGCCGCGCGCTGACCCGCACGTTCCACCGGTTCGGCGAGTGGCGGGTCGAAGAGCCCGGGCTCGTGGGCGTCCTCGAAGGACCGGAATTCGCCGACCGGCGCCGCGCGCACGCCGAGGCGTTCGCGCGGCTGGTCGAGCGGGCCCGCGCCGACGGCGTTCTGCGACCCCAGGTGTCGCTCGAGGACGTCCGGCTCGCGCTGACGGCGACCGCGTCGGCGCGGACCGGTCCGGAGGCTCGGCGGCTGACCGCGGTGCTGCTGACCGGGCTGTTGACCGGAATTCCGCGCGGCTCGGCCGGCTGACCGAGCCGCCTGGGTACGACCTTCGCCGATGCCGATCTTCCGCTAGCACTGCCCGTCGGCGAGGACCCAGTAGCCCGGTGACGTCTCGCGCAGGGCGTGCGTGGTGAACGTGTTCCACAGGCCCATCGCCTGGTTCGAGCCGTTCGCGTAGGTCTGTCCGCCGCTCTGGTGCGCCCGGCCCGCCTGGGTGTGGGCGTAGTTGCTGGCGTTCACGCAGGTGCCCGCGGGCTGGGTGGTCGTGGTCGGCGGTGCGGTGGTCGTCGTCGTGCCCCCGGATCCCTGGTCCAGCCCGAAGAACACGCCCGTGTAGTAGCTGGAGCAGATGCCCGCGAGGAAGTACGCGCCGGTGCTGCCGCACTGCGTCGGGCCGGTGCCCGGGTCGACCGCCGTGCCGTGACCCATCCCGGCGATCGAGTACAGCTGCACCTGGCCGGCGTAGTTCGTCAACGTCGTGCCGCCGGGCAGCGACTGCGTGCTCGTCGGCGTCTGGGAGACGCCGTGGACGGCCGTCCACTGGTCGCGCAGCTCGGTGCCGTTGACCGGGTAGACGGTGTAGTCGCCGGTGCCCTGCCAGATCGCGACGCGCGGCCACGGCCCGCTGTAGCCGGGGTATTGGGCCTTCGCGCGGGACGCCCACTGCGCCGGGGTCAGGTTCTGGTCGTTCTGCTGGCAGTTCGTCGCTTCGGTGACGCTCGTGGCGCACTGCGCGGGCAGCCCGGCGTCGATGCCGCCGCCGGCGAAGACGTCCGGGTAGGCGGCGAGCAGGTCCGCGGTCATCCCGCCGCCGGCCGACAGCCCGGTGACGAAGACGCGCGAGGTGTCCGAGCCGTGGTCGGCGACCGCCTTGTCCACCATGGACTTGACGGACGCGGCTTCGCCGTTGCCCCGGGTGTCGTCGGCGGTGGAGAACCAGTTGAAGCACTTGAGCGAGTTGTTCGCGGTGGACGTCTGCGGGAACACGACCTCGAAGCGCCACCGGTCGGCCAGCTCGGGCCAGCCGGAGTGGGCGTAGTAGTCGCTCGCGCTCTGCGTGCAGCCGTGCAGGGCGACGACCACCGGGCGGCCGGCCTCGAGCCCCGACGGCGTGTAGGTGTACATCGCGAGCGCGCCCGGATTGGCGCCGAAGTTCGCGACCTGGACGAGGGACGACGGCGGCGGATCGGCGGCGGCCACCCCGACGGTGGTGAGCACGGCGGCGGTGATCGCGGCGAGTCCGGCGAAGGCGAGCTTGCGCATGGGGGAGTCCTTCTCGTCGTTGAGAGGGTTTCCAGCGACGCTAAATCGGTCACGCGGTTCCGGCCATGTGGCCGTCCACCACATCCCCGCGGCGATTCATGGTGACCGGCGGGGTGGCTGCCGCCGGGCGCACGCGCTTGGGTTCTGTTCCATCCGAACCCGGAGGTGGACCGTGCGCAGATGGCTGGTTGTGGTTCTGGCGGGGGCGCTCGCGGCGGCGCTGCCGGCGTCGGCGTCGGCGTCGGCGTCGGCTTCGGCCGGGCGCTGCCGGGTGGGCGTGCCCGGCGCCGAGAAATCCGTGTCGGTGTGCCTGGACGACCTGACGACGACCGGCACGCTGGCGTCCGGGCACACCGTCGAGGCCGACTGGGCCGGGCTGACGTCGGCCGGGCTGCCGACTTACGCCCCGGTCCCCGGCGTCCAGGTCGACGGGTACTTCCCGGACACGTCGACGGCGAACACCAACCACGGCTGGAACCACGACGCGCAGTTCGTGCTGCGCCTGCCTTCGCGGTGGAACGGCGGCCTGGTCGTCTCCGGTTCGCCGGGCGTGCGGCGGCAGTACGCGAACGACCGCGCGATCGGCGACCAGGCGCTGGCCGAGGGCTACGCGTTCGCCGCGACCGACAAGGGCAACACCGGCGCGGCGTTCTACGACGACGGCGTCCGGCCGGGCGACGCGCTGGCCGAGTGGAACACGCGCGTCACGCAGTTGACCGTGGCCGCTCGTTCGGCCGCGGCGCGGTACTACCGCCGTCCGGTCGCGCGGACGCTGGCCGCCGGGCTGTCCAACGGCGGGTACCTCGTGCGGTGGCAGCTGGAGAACCGGCCGGGGCTCTACGACGGGGGCGTCGACTGGGAGGGGACGCTGTGGCGTGCCGACGGACCGAACCTGCTCACGTTCCTGCCGCCCGCGTTGAAGGCGTACCCGGCCTACGCGGCGGGTTCTTCGCAAGCACATCAGTCCATTTTGGACGCCGGCTTCGCGCCGGGGTCGGAGTTCCTGTGGGACTACCACTACCGCGTCTACTGGGACCTGACGCAGCGGATCTACCGGGAGGAGGTCGACCCGGCGTTCGACGGGGCCACTGAGGCCGGAACTCCTTTCTGTGCTTCGGGAACGCCGTCGTGCGACGCGGACTACGCGTATGCCTCCCGGCCCGCGTCGGTGGCGCGGGCGGTGGAGCGGATCTCGCTGACCGGGCGGATCGGCAAGCCGCTGCTCACCCTGCACGGCACGCTCGACACGCTGCTGCCGATCAGCCAGGACTCCGACGTGTACGACAAGATGATCGCTTCGGCCGGCCGCGGGTCGCTGCACCGGTACTACCGGGTGGCCGACGGCAACCACGTCGACGGGCTCGTCGACGCTTACCCGGACCGGCTGCGGCCGCTGGGGCCGTGCTTCCGGACGGCGTTCGACGCGCTGGGCGGGTGGCTGCGCGGGGTCCGTCCACCGGCTTCGGGGACGATCGCGCGTCCGGCCGGGGCGACGCCCGCCGACCTGGCTCGCTCCTGCTCGCTGGGCTGACGCTTGCCGGCGAGCGCCGGCGTCGGTGCCACGAGTGAGGTCGCCAAGCGCATTCCGTGCGTTCGCGGCGGCCCGCACGAGTTTTCGAGAAATAAAGTGAACCGGATGCCGCCGGCGCCCGTACTACTGGGTGAGGGGCTTGTTCCGGCTACCCGAAAACCGGTTCCGACCTGCTGTTTCACCGGCCGGACGGGCCACCCCGTTCGGCCGCTTGCGGGAGCGTTGCCCGTCGTTCATGATGGGGTTCCGGGGTCCGCTAAACATTCGTTCACGTCGAATATCCAGGTGTCGGCCATGCTTCGGAAGAACCGCAAGTCCGGAAGTGAACGCCATGCTGCTACCTGTCACCGGGGCCTCCTGATGGCCGCGGATCTGCCCGGTTTCGCCATCGTCGCCGGCCTGCTGCTCCCGGCGTTCGCCGCCGCGGCGTGGGCCATCGCCCTCGAACGCCGTCCACGCCGCGTGTCGGTCACGCCGGACTCCGAGCCGGACTGGACGGTGGCCGGCATCCAGGCCCGCCTCCGCTTCGAGCAGGCGGCCGTGCGGCTGGCCGAAGCGGGCACGATCGCGTTGCCGACCCTGCCGATCCCGGAGCAGACGGGCCGCGACTCGTCCCCGGACCGGCTGCCGTGGCGGGTGCCGCGCACGATCCCGCCCCCGGGCCCGCCGTCGGGCCGTGTGCTGGTGCCGCGGCTGGCGTTCGCCGCGCCGGACACCGAGCTGATGCGGCGCATCCTCGACGGCCTGCGCCGGCTCGACTGACGTCGCTGTCGATCCGCGGGCCCGCCGTTCGTTCAGGAGGTGACCAGCCACCTGAACGAAAGGACCCCCGATGCGAGCGATCCACGTCACCATGAGCGTCACCCTCGACGGCGTCGTGCAGGGCCTCGGCCGGCCCGACGAGGACACCCGCGGCGGCTTCGCCCACGGCGGCTGGGGCACCCGCTACCAGGACGACGTGCTGGCCCGGGAGATGGGCAAGGGCATGAGCCGCGCCGGTGACCTGCTCTTCGGGCGGCGGACCTGGGAAGACTTCATCGCCGCCTGGGCCGGGCGCGACGACGGCAACCCCTTCACCACCCACCTGGACGCCGCCACCAAGTACGTCGCCTCGACCACCCTGGAAGACGCCGGGGCCTGGCCGAAGTCCGTGCTGCTCGCCGGGGACGCCGAGAAGACCGTCGCCGAGCTGAAGGCGCGGCCCGGGAACGACCTGTCCGTCATCGGCAGCGCCTCGCTCGTGCACGCCCTGCACGCTGCCGGCCTCGTCGACCGCTACACGCTGCTGATCCACCCGCTGACCCTCGGCGCGGGCCGGCGCCTGTTCGAAGGCCCCGCGCCGCTCACCGAGTTCACGCTCACCAGCAGCGTCCCGACGACGAAGGGCGTGCTCATCGCCCAGTACCGGCGTCGCTGAGGGCCGCGGGCGACTCCGCGTCCGGGATCAGCAGGCGAGGCGCGCCCGAGCCGTCGGCCGGGACCGACCAGACGTCCGCGTGGCCCGGCCCGCGGGGAACTCCGTAGCCGATCGTGTGGTCGTCGAGCCACGCCGGCTGATCGTCGACGCTGCGGGTTTCGGCCAGTGGCGTCACCTTCGACGTCGCCAGGTCCACAACGGACAGCCGCCAGCCCTTGGCCGGGTCACCGTCCACTGCGGACTTGAACGCCACGCGCGCCTGGTCCGGCGACAGGGACGGGCACTCGACGTTCTCCCGCAGCGTCCGGATCGTGTGCGCGGCGAAGTCGCCCGCGACGAGGTAGCGGTGCCCGGCCGTCGACATCGTCGCGTAGAAGCGGCGGTCGTCGCGGGTGAACGTGACGCCCCAGAAGTTGAGGTCCGTGGCCTGGTACGGCTTCCCGTCGAGCGTCACCGCGTAGTCCTCCAGCGTCCCGGCCAGATCGCCGGTCACCGTGTCGAGGATGCCGGCGCGAGTGGAGA of the Amycolatopsis sp. NBC_01488 genome contains:
- a CDS encoding TetR/AcrR family transcriptional regulator, with the translated sequence MRAVRGELTRKRRADAEDNRRRLVAVAHTAFARDGPDLPVREIARRAGLAPATVHRHFPSRDDLLAAVLAGQVDRCAGRLRAALADPDSRRALTRTFHRFGEWRVEEPGLVGVLEGPEFADRRRAHAEAFARLVERARADGVLRPQVSLEDVRLALTATASARTGPEARRLTAVLLTGLLTGIPRGSAG
- a CDS encoding extracellular catalytic domain type 1 short-chain-length polyhydroxyalkanoate depolymerase encodes the protein MRKLAFAGLAAITAAVLTTVGVAAADPPPSSLVQVANFGANPGALAMYTYTPSGLEAGRPVVVALHGCTQSASDYYAHSGWPELADRWRFEVVFPQTSTANNSLKCFNWFSTADDTRGNGEAASVKSMVDKAVADHGSDTSRVFVTGLSAGGGMTADLLAAYPDVFAGGGIDAGLPAQCATSVTEATNCQQNDQNLTPAQWASRAKAQYPGYSGPWPRVAIWQGTGDYTVYPVNGTELRDQWTAVHGVSQTPTSTQSLPGGTTLTNYAGQVQLYSIAGMGHGTAVDPGTGPTQCGSTGAYFLAGICSSYYTGVFFGLDQGSGGTTTTTAPPTTTTQPAGTCVNASNYAHTQAGRAHQSGGQTYANGSNQAMGLWNTFTTHALRETSPGYWVLADGQC
- a CDS encoding 3-hydroxybutyrate oligomer hydrolase family protein, producing MVLAGALAAALPASASASASASAGRCRVGVPGAEKSVSVCLDDLTTTGTLASGHTVEADWAGLTSAGLPTYAPVPGVQVDGYFPDTSTANTNHGWNHDAQFVLRLPSRWNGGLVVSGSPGVRRQYANDRAIGDQALAEGYAFAATDKGNTGAAFYDDGVRPGDALAEWNTRVTQLTVAARSAAARYYRRPVARTLAAGLSNGGYLVRWQLENRPGLYDGGVDWEGTLWRADGPNLLTFLPPALKAYPAYAAGSSQAHQSILDAGFAPGSEFLWDYHYRVYWDLTQRIYREEVDPAFDGATEAGTPFCASGTPSCDADYAYASRPASVARAVERISLTGRIGKPLLTLHGTLDTLLPISQDSDVYDKMIASAGRGSLHRYYRVADGNHVDGLVDAYPDRLRPLGPCFRTAFDALGGWLRGVRPPASGTIARPAGATPADLARSCSLG
- a CDS encoding dihydrofolate reductase family protein, whose product is MRAIHVTMSVTLDGVVQGLGRPDEDTRGGFAHGGWGTRYQDDVLAREMGKGMSRAGDLLFGRRTWEDFIAAWAGRDDGNPFTTHLDAATKYVASTTLEDAGAWPKSVLLAGDAEKTVAELKARPGNDLSVIGSASLVHALHAAGLVDRYTLLIHPLTLGAGRRLFEGPAPLTEFTLTSSVPTTKGVLIAQYRRR
- a CDS encoding TolB family protein produces the protein MKTRILIAVAGVLVLAGAAVAYVGFASARGHDVAATGVVTLSPGPRLLFRSTADADRGHVATVSATDPGGARTVSPLSCARVYAAGGTGICLRQDGDLTTYQLVVLDAQLTAKREIPLVGLPNRARVSASGRMLAWTVFVTGDSYNGGMFSTRAGILDTVTGDLAGTLEDYAVTLDGKPYQATDLNFWGVTFTRDDRRFYATMSTAGHRYLVAGDFAAHTIRTLRENVECPSLSPDQARVAFKSAVDGDPAKGWRLSVVDLATSKVTPLAETRSVDDQPAWLDDHTIGYGVPRGPGHADVWSVPADGSGAPRLLIPDAESPAALSDAGTGR